A single region of the Salvia splendens isolate huo1 chromosome 18, SspV2, whole genome shotgun sequence genome encodes:
- the LOC121776561 gene encoding probable serine/threonine-protein kinase PBL19, protein MNCFNQFKDRSKTRLQKSAPTLKCLSKFDVSESKRETSSCSATPPRRITEIYEEKAQNLRVFTFAELKQATNNFNRLLKIGEGGFGCVYKGTIKPPEGKAGEPMIVAIKKLSKDGCQGHKQWVAEVQLLGVVDHPNLVKLIGYCAVDAERGIQRLLVYEYMPKKSLEEHIFNRAGSAISWERRLQIILGAAEGLAYLHEELEIQVIYRDFKSSNILLDGEFKAKLSDFGLAREGPTAGHTHVSTAVVGTYGYAAPDYIETGHLTSKSDVWSFGVVVYEMLTGRRSLERELPKPEQKLLEWVKQNPADSRRFGTIIDPRLENNYPLSAARKVAKLADSCLVRSGKDRPKMSKVVEALKDIIAEAAACVESPPVKYLEDVEDSPAPAEQMAASIKRRFAHLAKISENLDGVNTRRFMMMQRAKVT, encoded by the exons ATGAATTGTTTCAATCAATTCAAGGATAGGAGTAAAACTAGGTTACAGAAATCAGCCCCGACATTGAAATGCCTGAGCAAATTTGACGTATCGGAATCTAAGAGGGAAACCTCATCCTGCTCAGCTACGCCACCGCGCAGAATCACTGAAATATATGAGGAAAAAGCGCAGAATTTGAGAGTATTTACATTTGCAGAGCTGAAGCAAGCGACTAATAACTTCAACAGATTGCTTAAGATTGGTGAGGGTGGTTTTGGATGTGTGTACAAAGGAACAATCAAGCCCCCTGAGGGCAAGGCTGGTGAACCCATGATTGTTGCAATCAAGAAGCTCAGCAAAGATGGCTGTCAG GGTCACAAACAATGGGTAGCAGAAGTGCAGCTTCTTGGGGTCGTGGATCATCCGAATTTGGTCAAGCTGATAGGATACTGTGCTGTTGATGCAGAACGAGGCATACAAAGGCTACTCGTGTATGAATATATGCCAAAGAAGAGCCTGGAGGAGCACATTTTCAATAGGGCTGGTTCAGCGATATCCTGGGAGCGAAGATTACAAATAATACTCGGGGCAGCGGAAGGATTGGCTTATCTACATGAAGAGTTGGAAATCCAG GTGATCTATCGTGATTTCAAGTCTTCGAACATTCTACTGGATGGGGAATTCAAGGCGAAGCTGTCGGACTTTGGGCTTGCTAGGGAGGGACCAACTGCTGGTCATACACATGTTTCAACCGCG GTTGTTGGAACATATGGATATGCTGCTCCGGACTACATAGAGACGGGGCATCTCACCTCCAAGAGCGACGTGTGGAGCTTTGGTGTGGTGGTGTATGAGATGTTGACAGGAAGACGATCGCTGGAACGAGAACTCCCCAAACCGGAGCAGAAGCTCCTGGAGTGGGTGAAACAGAACCCTGCTGATAGTCGAAGATTCGGCACAATCATTGATCCGAGACTCGAAAACAACTACCCGTTAAGTGCAGCTCGTAAAGTTGCTAAATTAGCGGATAGTTGTTTGGTGAGAAGTGGGAAGGATAGGCCAAAAATGAGCAAGGTGGTGGAGGCTCTCAAGGACATTATTGCTGAGGCAGCAGCGTGTGTGGAAAGCCCGCCGGTGAAGTATTTGGAGGATGTTGAAGATAGTCCTGCGCCGGCAGAGCAAATGGCTGCATCGATCAAACGGCGATTTGCCCACTTGGCTAAGATCAGTGAGAATTTGGATGGAGTGAACACAAGAAGGTTTATGATGATGCAAAGGGCTAAAGTTACATAA